The Eleginops maclovinus isolate JMC-PN-2008 ecotype Puerto Natales chromosome 3, JC_Emac_rtc_rv5, whole genome shotgun sequence genome includes a region encoding these proteins:
- the LOC134861325 gene encoding glucocorticoid-induced transcript 1 protein isoform X3 — translation MSAPSNSLQQPRVRRSNAGSPGSFNNNNSSSCRLHPIRATVPYQLLRGGPSSPTRGSQTVYGVTTNSRGSSPPSSPSLTSGSANAKQRLSPENKDSSCPPDSPVSRERSKLQVRSSSAIRRTSSLDAITGPYLTGQWPRDSHGPYPSCMKDKATQTPGLWIDEGAEQGSPHQRSASWGSADHLKEQIAKLRLQLQRSKQVTRQSNNREQSSLQLQQQAQHGTACQSQYKGTSSALSTIPVPKSLICRVPSSVEGISHELENVFIREDWEQGIQAMDVVDGRRAPFPPHPYRSSGDTRDTDTQAPSSRDSSPSPRPRSPDHAHSPDGSPCSAEEMDKDGVCSSPLPKFATSPKPNNSYMFKREPPEGCEKVKVFEEMVSGKSKGFPLFSCPDKNKVNFIPRGSAFCPVKLLCSSLFSPVVPLSCSSATPGLHGNDSPGPQVTPTLPTAPLASFPASADWSTDTSTGTHTDSPDTEAGAEGLQVLLTS, via the exons ATGTCAGCCCCCAGCAACTCGCTTCAGCAGCCGAGGGTGAGACGCAGCAATGCGGGCTCCCCCGGCtccttcaacaacaacaacagcagcagctgccgTTTGCACCCCATCCGAGCCACCGTGCCCTACCAGCTCCTGCGCGGGGGTCCGAGCAGCCCTACGCGGGGTTCGCAGACCGTCTACGGTGTAACCACGAACAGCCGAGGCTCAAGTCCACCCTCCAGCCCCTCACTCACTTCGGGAAGTGCAAATGCTAAGCAAAGACTGTCTCCCGAAAATAAGGACTCCTCGTGTCCCCCCGACTCTCCGGTTTCCAGAG AAAGGTCCAAGTTACAGGTTCGAAGCTCCAGTGCCATCAGGCGGACTTCTTCACTGGACGCCATCACAGGGCCGTACCTCACCGGCCAGTGGCCTCGGGACTCCCACGGACCCTACCCCTCCTGTATGAAAGACAAAGCCACACAG actcCGGGTCTGTGGATTGATGAGGGAGCAGAACAGGGAAGTCCTCACCAGCGGTCAGCCTCCTGGGGCAGCGCAGACCACCTCAAAGAG CAGATTGCTAAACTGAGACTGCAGTTGCAGCGCAGCAAGCAGGTCACCCGCCAGAGTAATAACCGGGAGCAgagctctctgcagctgcagcagcaggcgCAGCATGGCACGGCATGCCAGTCACAG TATAAAGGAACTTCATCAGCCCTGTCAACAATCCCTGTGCCAAAATCCCTCATATGCAGGGTGCCCAGCAGTGTGGAGGGCATCAGCCACGAGCTCGAAAATGTGTTCATCAGAGAGGACTGGGAGCAGGGGATACAG GCCATGGATGTGGTAGATGGCCGCCGTGCCCCCTTCCCTCCACATCCCTACAGGAGCAGTGGGGACACACGTGACACGGACACTCAGGCCCCTTCAAGTAGGGACTCCAGCCCGTCGCCCCGCCCCCGCAGCCCAGACCACGCCCACTCTCCTGATGGAAGCCCCTGCTCTGCAGAGGAAATGGACAAAG ATGGTGTGTGCAGTTCTCCTCTCCCCAAATTTGCTACATCTCCCAAACCTAACAACAGCTACATGTTCAAGCGGGAGCCTCCAGAGGGCTGTGAGAAGGTCAAAGTGTTTGAGGAGATGGT GTCTGGCAAATCAAAAGGCTTCCCTCTCTTCTCGTGCCCCGACAAAAACAAGGTGAACTTCATTCCCAGGGGGTCTGCCTTCTGCCCCGTCAAactcctctgctcctccctcttctcccccGTCGTTCCCTTGTCCTGCTCCTCCGCCACCCCAGGTCTCCATGGCAACGACAGCCCAGGGCCTCAGGTGACCCCAACTCTGCCTACCGCACCACTAGCTTCCTTTCCGGCCTCTGCTGACTGGAGCACCGACACTagcacaggcacacacacagacagccccGACACAGAGGCAGGGGCAGAGGGCTTACAGGTTCTCCTCACCAGCTAG
- the LOC134861325 gene encoding glucocorticoid-induced transcript 1 protein isoform X1 codes for MSAPSNSLQQPRVRRSNAGSPGSFNNNNSSSCRLHPIRATVPYQLLRGGPSSPTRGSQTVYGVTTNSRGSSPPSSPSLTSGSANAKQRLSPENKDSSCPPDSPVSRAERSKLQVRSSSAIRRTSSLDAITGPYLTGQWPRDSHGPYPSCMKDKATQTPGLWIDEGAEQGSPHQRSASWGSADHLKEQIAKLRLQLQRSKQVTRQSNNREQSSLQLQQQAQHGTACQSQYKGTSSALSTIPVPKSLICRVPSSVEGISHELENVFIREDWEQGIQAMDVVDGRRAPFPPHPYRSSGDTRDTDTQAPSSRDSSPSPRPRSPDHAHSPDGSPCSAEEMDKDGVCSSPLPKFATSPKPNNSYMFKREPPEGCEKVKVFEEMVSGKSKGFPLFSCPDKNKVNFIPRGSAFCPVKLLCSSLFSPVVPLSCSSATPGLHGNDSPGPQVTPTLPTAPLASFPASADWSTDTSTGTHTDSPDTEAGAEGLQVLLTS; via the exons ATGTCAGCCCCCAGCAACTCGCTTCAGCAGCCGAGGGTGAGACGCAGCAATGCGGGCTCCCCCGGCtccttcaacaacaacaacagcagcagctgccgTTTGCACCCCATCCGAGCCACCGTGCCCTACCAGCTCCTGCGCGGGGGTCCGAGCAGCCCTACGCGGGGTTCGCAGACCGTCTACGGTGTAACCACGAACAGCCGAGGCTCAAGTCCACCCTCCAGCCCCTCACTCACTTCGGGAAGTGCAAATGCTAAGCAAAGACTGTCTCCCGAAAATAAGGACTCCTCGTGTCCCCCCGACTCTCCGGTTTCCAGAG CAGAAAGGTCCAAGTTACAGGTTCGAAGCTCCAGTGCCATCAGGCGGACTTCTTCACTGGACGCCATCACAGGGCCGTACCTCACCGGCCAGTGGCCTCGGGACTCCCACGGACCCTACCCCTCCTGTATGAAAGACAAAGCCACACAG actcCGGGTCTGTGGATTGATGAGGGAGCAGAACAGGGAAGTCCTCACCAGCGGTCAGCCTCCTGGGGCAGCGCAGACCACCTCAAAGAG CAGATTGCTAAACTGAGACTGCAGTTGCAGCGCAGCAAGCAGGTCACCCGCCAGAGTAATAACCGGGAGCAgagctctctgcagctgcagcagcaggcgCAGCATGGCACGGCATGCCAGTCACAG TATAAAGGAACTTCATCAGCCCTGTCAACAATCCCTGTGCCAAAATCCCTCATATGCAGGGTGCCCAGCAGTGTGGAGGGCATCAGCCACGAGCTCGAAAATGTGTTCATCAGAGAGGACTGGGAGCAGGGGATACAG GCCATGGATGTGGTAGATGGCCGCCGTGCCCCCTTCCCTCCACATCCCTACAGGAGCAGTGGGGACACACGTGACACGGACACTCAGGCCCCTTCAAGTAGGGACTCCAGCCCGTCGCCCCGCCCCCGCAGCCCAGACCACGCCCACTCTCCTGATGGAAGCCCCTGCTCTGCAGAGGAAATGGACAAAG ATGGTGTGTGCAGTTCTCCTCTCCCCAAATTTGCTACATCTCCCAAACCTAACAACAGCTACATGTTCAAGCGGGAGCCTCCAGAGGGCTGTGAGAAGGTCAAAGTGTTTGAGGAGATGGT GTCTGGCAAATCAAAAGGCTTCCCTCTCTTCTCGTGCCCCGACAAAAACAAGGTGAACTTCATTCCCAGGGGGTCTGCCTTCTGCCCCGTCAAactcctctgctcctccctcttctcccccGTCGTTCCCTTGTCCTGCTCCTCCGCCACCCCAGGTCTCCATGGCAACGACAGCCCAGGGCCTCAGGTGACCCCAACTCTGCCTACCGCACCACTAGCTTCCTTTCCGGCCTCTGCTGACTGGAGCACCGACACTagcacaggcacacacacagacagccccGACACAGAGGCAGGGGCAGAGGGCTTACAGGTTCTCCTCACCAGCTAG
- the LOC134861325 gene encoding glucocorticoid-induced transcript 1 protein isoform X2 — MSAPSNSLQQPRVRRSNAGSPGSFNNNNSSSCRLHPIRATVPYQLLRGGPSSPTRGSQTVYGVTTNSRGSSPPSSPSLTSGSANAKQRLSPENKDSSCPPDSPVSRAERSKLQVRSSSAIRRTSSLDAITGPYLTGQWPRDSHGPYPSCMKDKATQTPGLWIDEGAEQGSPHQRSASWGSADHLKEIAKLRLQLQRSKQVTRQSNNREQSSLQLQQQAQHGTACQSQYKGTSSALSTIPVPKSLICRVPSSVEGISHELENVFIREDWEQGIQAMDVVDGRRAPFPPHPYRSSGDTRDTDTQAPSSRDSSPSPRPRSPDHAHSPDGSPCSAEEMDKDGVCSSPLPKFATSPKPNNSYMFKREPPEGCEKVKVFEEMVSGKSKGFPLFSCPDKNKVNFIPRGSAFCPVKLLCSSLFSPVVPLSCSSATPGLHGNDSPGPQVTPTLPTAPLASFPASADWSTDTSTGTHTDSPDTEAGAEGLQVLLTS; from the exons ATGTCAGCCCCCAGCAACTCGCTTCAGCAGCCGAGGGTGAGACGCAGCAATGCGGGCTCCCCCGGCtccttcaacaacaacaacagcagcagctgccgTTTGCACCCCATCCGAGCCACCGTGCCCTACCAGCTCCTGCGCGGGGGTCCGAGCAGCCCTACGCGGGGTTCGCAGACCGTCTACGGTGTAACCACGAACAGCCGAGGCTCAAGTCCACCCTCCAGCCCCTCACTCACTTCGGGAAGTGCAAATGCTAAGCAAAGACTGTCTCCCGAAAATAAGGACTCCTCGTGTCCCCCCGACTCTCCGGTTTCCAGAG CAGAAAGGTCCAAGTTACAGGTTCGAAGCTCCAGTGCCATCAGGCGGACTTCTTCACTGGACGCCATCACAGGGCCGTACCTCACCGGCCAGTGGCCTCGGGACTCCCACGGACCCTACCCCTCCTGTATGAAAGACAAAGCCACACAG actcCGGGTCTGTGGATTGATGAGGGAGCAGAACAGGGAAGTCCTCACCAGCGGTCAGCCTCCTGGGGCAGCGCAGACCACCTCAAAGAG ATTGCTAAACTGAGACTGCAGTTGCAGCGCAGCAAGCAGGTCACCCGCCAGAGTAATAACCGGGAGCAgagctctctgcagctgcagcagcaggcgCAGCATGGCACGGCATGCCAGTCACAG TATAAAGGAACTTCATCAGCCCTGTCAACAATCCCTGTGCCAAAATCCCTCATATGCAGGGTGCCCAGCAGTGTGGAGGGCATCAGCCACGAGCTCGAAAATGTGTTCATCAGAGAGGACTGGGAGCAGGGGATACAG GCCATGGATGTGGTAGATGGCCGCCGTGCCCCCTTCCCTCCACATCCCTACAGGAGCAGTGGGGACACACGTGACACGGACACTCAGGCCCCTTCAAGTAGGGACTCCAGCCCGTCGCCCCGCCCCCGCAGCCCAGACCACGCCCACTCTCCTGATGGAAGCCCCTGCTCTGCAGAGGAAATGGACAAAG ATGGTGTGTGCAGTTCTCCTCTCCCCAAATTTGCTACATCTCCCAAACCTAACAACAGCTACATGTTCAAGCGGGAGCCTCCAGAGGGCTGTGAGAAGGTCAAAGTGTTTGAGGAGATGGT GTCTGGCAAATCAAAAGGCTTCCCTCTCTTCTCGTGCCCCGACAAAAACAAGGTGAACTTCATTCCCAGGGGGTCTGCCTTCTGCCCCGTCAAactcctctgctcctccctcttctcccccGTCGTTCCCTTGTCCTGCTCCTCCGCCACCCCAGGTCTCCATGGCAACGACAGCCCAGGGCCTCAGGTGACCCCAACTCTGCCTACCGCACCACTAGCTTCCTTTCCGGCCTCTGCTGACTGGAGCACCGACACTagcacaggcacacacacagacagccccGACACAGAGGCAGGGGCAGAGGGCTTACAGGTTCTCCTCACCAGCTAG